GGAAGGGCCGCTTGCCATCCACGTTGTAGAAAAAGTTAAGAAAACCGGCATCAACCCGAAAACAGGTCAACCAATTAAGCCATTAACGGCGTTTGTAACATGCGAAAGATACGAAGAATTCGAAGAGAAAATGTTGAGCACAACTATCACGGGTGAATCTCAAATTAATGGACCTGCCTATGAATGGAAAAAGATTCTGCTTCAGTGGCTTAATTTAAAATTTAAGGTAATCGCGTGGCGTGTGTCCGTGCGCAAATTAGTTGGGTTATTGAATGATTCCGGCATCACATTCAATCAAAATGAACAATCTCTTATTTCCCCAATAATTTTGCAGTGGCTAGAGATTTTCAAAACAGAAGTTAAGAGTGGATTGGAATTGGAAATGAATATGTTGATTCGCGACTAAGTCATTTCAATTCCTAAAATATGAATTTCTATTAAAAAAACGTCCTTATTGGGCGTTTTTTTCTTCCTTAAAATATTTAATTCTAGAACTAAATATGTCGATTGCTAATAGCTTTATAGTACTACATGATTACGAAGGAAATATTCCTCACTGGACTTTTGAAATATTAAATGTCTAATGGGATAGGAGGGCGTTATATTGAGTAAGAAAGATCGGTATTTACTTATTGGTGGAGGCATCGCATTAATTATTTTCATCATTGTTATTGGATCAATTTCAAGTTCATCTGCCAAAGCCAAAAGCGAATTGCAAAAAGAAATCGAAACACAACAAAGTTTAGTTAAAGAACGAGATTTAGAAATAGTAGAATTGAATAAAAAAGTTGAAGAAGCGAAACCTTGGTTTGAACTTCAGGAGAAGGAAAGACAAGAGAAAATCGCTGAAGCAGAGGCAAAAGAAGCTGAGAAAAAGGCTGAAGAAAAAGCAAAGGCTGATGCCGAAAAAGCTGAAAAAGAAAAGAAAGCAGCGGCAGCGAAAAAAGAAGAAGAAAAAATAGCAGCAGAAAAAGCGGCCAAAGAAGCCGCCGCTGAAGTGGAAGCTAAGAAAAAAGCGGAAGAAGAAGAAAGAATAGGATACGACACGGGAATCACATATAATCAGCTTGCAAGAACGCCCGATGACTTTGAATTTGAAAAAGTTAAGTTTCGCGGAAAAGTCATTCAAGTAATTGAAGGTGACGGTGAAACACAAATTCGACTCGCTGTTAATGATAACTATGACACAATCCTATACGCGGCTTATGAATCAGATATCGTGAAATCAAGAATACTGGAAGATGATATGATCACAATTATGGGAATATCAGGCGGCCTACTCTCGTACGAATCAACCAACGGCGGAACGATTACAATTCCGATGGTTTATGTTGAGATTAAAGAAGATAAAATCCAACTATCAAATCCTGAAATAGAAGAAAATAATAGAATTAAATATGAAGGTCACTTGGAAGTACTACGTTTACAAAAGGCAGAAGAAATCAGAATTGCTAAAGAGGCCGGAGTTAAAAAAGAAAGAGAGAAAGCCGAAGAAATTGCTAGACTAGAAGCAGTGAGGGCGAAAAACAATGCAGAAAGAATTAAAGAGCAAAATGAGAGAGGCAAAAATGTGTGGGAAAAACCAGAAGAAGCACCTGTTATTAAAAAAGAGGGAAGATTCATATCAGATGCTGAACGGTTGAAAAGGTTGATGAAGGCGTTCAACGGAGTGCAATGATGATCTAAAGTATGTTTAACTCAGGTTGCAGATAGGTAATTATTTTCGAGTGGAGACGGCGGGAGTCCAACCCGATTTAATGTTCGGAATTACTTTCAGGGGTTGATTATAATAAGCCAATTCAGCGATCAAGATTACGAGCATGAACAAGGAACCAAGAAGGTTAAAGGCTCGTATAGTTCAGCCGATGTTGAAATCCACTATGTCCCAGATAATTATAGTCGTATGCCGGAGTCGATAATTTTTTACTGTCGCTTGATGGCTTTTTTAGTCATGCTCATTTCGTTTTTGTTAATGTTAGACGACTTATCGAATATCAAACACTTTGTGAGATGGCTTTTGATTTGGCTGGGGACTGAGTTAGTTGGTTTTGCTTTCGGGTTTCATTGGTTGAGACGGCGGGTTGGGTGTAAGTGAACGATATTGGTTAGCGTTCGAATTTGAGTGTTAAGGTGGCGACTTTCTCCGGAAATAAGATATAGTTGGGCATAAATACGCAACTATAATTCAGTCATGGAGATGTGCGCATATGAAAACGAAAGAACAGATTTTTACGTCGATAAAAGGAGATCTTATTGTTTCATGTCAGGCGCTTCCTGAAGAACCGATGCATAGCTCATTTATTATGGGGAGGATGGCTTATTCCGCGATGTTGGGTGGCGCCAAAGGTATCCGAGCGAACGGTGTCGAAGATATTAAAGAGATTAAACAAACAGTGGATTTGCCAATCATCGGGATTATTAAGAATGTTTATGAGAACTCTGATGTATTTATCACGCCGACAATTAAAGAGATAGATCTATTACATCGTGAAGGTGTAGATATCATCGCGATTGATGCAACGAAGCGGCTAAGACCCGACGGAAAAACAATCAGTGAAATTTTCCCTGTCATTAAAGAAAAATATAAAGATCAATTATTCATGGCGGATTGTTCTACGTATGAAGAAGCGAATCTAGCATATAAATTAGGATTTGATTGCATAGGTACAACACTCAGCGGTTACACGGACTACACTTATGGTACCAACTTGCCGAATATGGATTTGATTGAAAGATTAGTAAAGGAATTTCCTATACCAATCATTGCGGAAGGCGGTATTTGGACGCCCGCTGAACTTAGGCATGTGTTTGAGTTAGGTGTTTTTTCTGCTGTTGTTGGAACTGCGATTACTAGACCTATGGACATCACAAAAAGGTTTATTGAAGCTATAAAATAAGGAGTGAATTTTTATGGACAGGACCT
This genomic window from Sporosarcina sp. Marseille-Q4063 contains:
- a CDS encoding N-acetylmannosamine-6-phosphate 2-epimerase: MKTKEQIFTSIKGDLIVSCQALPEEPMHSSFIMGRMAYSAMLGGAKGIRANGVEDIKEIKQTVDLPIIGIIKNVYENSDVFITPTIKEIDLLHREGVDIIAIDATKRLRPDGKTISEIFPVIKEKYKDQLFMADCSTYEEANLAYKLGFDCIGTTLSGYTDYTYGTNLPNMDLIERLVKEFPIPIIAEGGIWTPAELRHVFELGVFSAVVGTAITRPMDITKRFIEAIK